In the genome of Paenibacillus pabuli, the window GAAATGCACATTATCATCGTGGATAATGGACGTTCGCTTCAGTTGGGCGATCCCGAATTTCAGGAGCTGTTAAACTGTATTCGCTGCGGGGCCTGCTTGAACGCTTGTCCGGTGTATCGTCATATCGGCGGGCATGCCTACGGTGGAACGTACAGCGGACCGATCGGAGCGGTACTCACACCTGCCCTGAATGGCAATATCGAGGAATGGAACGACATCGCGGGGGCTTCCAGTCTGTGCGGAGCCTGTTATGAAGCCTGTCCGGTCAAAATTCCGCTGCACGATATGCTTGTATATTTACGCAGACGCAAGGTGGAAGAGGGCCATGGCAACAAGCTTGAGAGCGCTGGCATGAAAGGTTTTGCGGCGGTTGTATCCAATTCTAAACGCTTCGGAACGGCTATACGTCTCGGACAGATTGGTCAGAAAACGGTTGTGCGGAATAACGGCATTTCACTTAAACTTGGGCCCCTCAAAGGCTGGAACAGCTATCGGGTTGCGCCAAGCCTCGCGAAGCGTTCCTTCCGGCAGCAATGGAACAAGCTGGATCAGGAGCTGAATCAGAATAAGAAAGAGATGGATTCTTCCGTTCGGGACCGAATGGAACAGATTCTTCGTGAGCGTGAAGGGGGCGGCGGCCAACATGAACACTGAACATCAAGAATGGCTGGAGCAATTGGAGACGAAGTCCCGTGCGAAACAGGAGCAGTTCATGAGTGACATCGCATCCAAATTGAGAAGACCACGGCAGACACATGCTCCGACTCAACCTTTTCGGGGTGCACCCGCGTTCTGGACGGATTTGGAGTGGGACATCGATAAGCGCATACAGGCATTCACCGATAATTTTGTGAGTGTAGGCGCTCATATTGCGCGGGTAAAAGACATTGGCGAAGCTTCGGACTTTATTGCTACTAAATCTCATGAATTGAGTGCGAAATATATCATACGTCAGAACGAACAGGCGCTAGCGGACCTTGGATTGGAAAAGCAGATCCCTGATGTGCAGGTTTCCGTATGGAACAGTCAGGCAGAGGAGAACTGGAAGGCACGGGCAGCCGAAGCAGATATCGGTGTAGTTATGGCGGATTATGCTACTGCATATACGGGTTCCGTCACGGTGCTTTCATCGCCGGAAAAAGGGCGCTCTGTGAGTCTATTGCCCACCGTACTCATCATTATTATTCCGATTGAACGACTCTACACCAGACTTGGTGAAACACTTAATCGCTTCGATGAAGCGGGAAGAGAGAACCTTCCGGCAGGCATTCATTTTATTTCTGGTCCCAGTCGTTCTTCCGATATTGAAAATGATCTGACGATTGGGGTACACGGGCCGGGTATTGTATATGGTCTTATTATGGGGTAATTACATTTCGTAATGTACAACATCATGGATGACTGTCCAAAAGCAGCTTTTTGTCTGCGAAGGGCAGTTTTTTCTATGTCCAGCATGTCCATTATGAGAAGGATAATGAGCCATATCATCATATTACAGCAGATGTTATTTTTATAGATAAAAACTATCAATATTATTACCATTATATATTTAACCTATCAAGAGAATTGGCGTATAATCCATTTCAAGAGAGGGTTCATGTGAGAACCAACCAAGGAGGCGTTATGAATGAGTATATTTTCTTATCAGGTTCCATTCATGGATGGACATGCGAGCGATTTATCTGTTTTTGAGGGGAAAGTGCTGCTTATTGTGAATACAGCCAGTAAGTGCAGTTACTCTCGACAATTCACGGAGCTTCAGCACCTGTATGAACAGTATCGTGATAAAGGGCTGGAGATTCTGGCGTTTCCCTGTGATCAGTTTAATCACAAAGAGCCGGGCGACAATGATGAAATAGCTCAGTATTGCAGGAATCATTTTCATATATCCTTTCCGATGTTTGAGAAGATTGAGGTTACCGGGCAATCCTTACACCCTTTGTTTCGCTATCTGGTCGAAACGGCCCCATTTGAGGGTTATGATATGGAATCGGAAGAAGGCCGGTGGATGGATCAATTTGTCAAGGAGAAACATCCTGGCTTATACCAGGGAGACGGGATCAAATGGAATTTCACCAAATTTCTAATTGATCGAACCGGGAAAGTAAGTGGTCGTTATGAAACTACAGTTGCACCGATAGAGATGGAGTCTGCCATTCGGGATTTACTACTGAGACAGGCCTAGTTTAAGTTTGAGTGAACTCTGTATCGTCTTTAAAGTTTGAGTGAACTGTTTATCTTCAAAAATTCGTTCAAAGCAAAATAAACACTATATGAAGGGGACCATAGGGGAAAATTTACTCATGTCATTTCACATGGCTACCCATTGGTCCTACGACTTTGAGACTGTTGAAGATTAGGACTGGAAATGTTAGGGTAAAGGAAAGATAACGAAGGAACCCATTTTTTTTATTCTAAAATGACCAATATACTTATCTGGTCATTTGGTTCTGATGTGATTTTACGGTTATCTGGATGAAATATGAAAATTTGCAAAAAATGAAGTCATGTCTATTGAGCAGAAGTCGAGGTTAAACGCAAAAAGAAGGTATTATTTCTGAATTGAACGGAACAGATTACTTGGAAGAGGAGTGAGTATGATGGCGCAAATTTCAGTTCCCCAACCCAAAACGTTTGGGCCTTTAGGAAACTTGCCACAGATAAATACCGATGAGCCTGTACAATCGCTTGTTAAACTCGCCGAAGAGTATGGACCTATTTTTCGAATGGATTATCCTGGACGCAGTGAATTGTATATCTCAGGTCATGAACTGGTTGCCCAGGTAAGCGACGAATCCAAATTTGATAAACGTGTATGGGCACCGCTGGAAAAGGTTCGTGCATTTGCCGGAGATGGCCTGTTTACGAGTTGGACACAAGAACCGAATTGGAAAAAAGCTCATAATGTGCTGCTGCCAAGCTTCAGTCAACGCGCGATGCAGGGATATCACAACAAAATGATTGATCTGGCTGTACAGCTCGTGCAGAAGTGGTCCAGATTGAACCCGGATGAGACGGTTAACGTACCTGATGATATGACTCGCCTCACTCTGGATACGATTGGACTGTGTGGATTCAACTATCGGTTTAACAGCTTTTATCGGGAAGAACCGCATCCTTTCATTACCAGCATGGTTAGAGCACTGGACGAATCGATGAGTTCGTTGCAGCGTTTGCGTCTGCAAGACAAACTGATGATCACCAAAAAGAAACAGTTTGAGCAGGATATTCGTTCGATGTTCTCTCTGGTGGATCACATTATTGCGGAGCGCAAGCAGCAGCCACAGGAAGGTGCAGACGATCTGTTGTCCCATATGCTTAGTGGCAAGGACCCAGAAACCGGTGAAACGCTGGACGATGAAAATATTCGATACCAGATCATCACTTTCCTGATTGCTGGACATGAGACGACGAGTGGCTTG includes:
- a CDS encoding LutC/YkgG family protein; its protein translation is MNTEHQEWLEQLETKSRAKQEQFMSDIASKLRRPRQTHAPTQPFRGAPAFWTDLEWDIDKRIQAFTDNFVSVGAHIARVKDIGEASDFIATKSHELSAKYIIRQNEQALADLGLEKQIPDVQVSVWNSQAEENWKARAAEADIGVVMADYATAYTGSVTVLSSPEKGRSVSLLPTVLIIIIPIERLYTRLGETLNRFDEAGRENLPAGIHFISGPSRSSDIENDLTIGVHGPGIVYGLIMG
- a CDS encoding glutathione peroxidase; translation: MSIFSYQVPFMDGHASDLSVFEGKVLLIVNTASKCSYSRQFTELQHLYEQYRDKGLEILAFPCDQFNHKEPGDNDEIAQYCRNHFHISFPMFEKIEVTGQSLHPLFRYLVETAPFEGYDMESEEGRWMDQFVKEKHPGLYQGDGIKWNFTKFLIDRTGKVSGRYETTVAPIEMESAIRDLLLRQA